A single window of Malus sylvestris chromosome 5, drMalSylv7.2, whole genome shotgun sequence DNA harbors:
- the LOC126621139 gene encoding G-type lectin S-receptor-like serine/threonine-protein kinase At4g27290 isoform X3 has protein sequence MKFMKNPSKALAKMCLLLFYSSLLLMVAAVFSTADDATSTFQSIRDGETVVSTGGTFELGFYYPDAPNRRYVAIWYKQISVTTIVWVANRDKPLADLSGVLKVTNPGILVLNHNMSTVWSSNTSRTAQNPVARLLDSGNLVVIDRSDDDSENFLWQSFDYPGDTFLPGMKIGRNTVTGFNWHLRSWKSPQDPSQGNRTSQLGPKGYAELFVREGSVIKYRTGPWNGVGFSGSPQFNPNPIFTYIFVSEPDEMYYSYKLHNSSIFSRVVLTSDGLVQRYTWIDRTKGWVLYQSAKIDDCVNYALCGVHGACNIEESPVCSCLKGFTPKFPKEWDLVDWSHGCVRKTSLNCTGDVFQKYSGVKLPSTEQSWHNKSMNLNECEMACMKNCSCTAYTNLDIRDGGTGCLLWYGDLIDIRYTAENGQDIYIRMAAAEQDHEDDTKINAKYSESNEKKMRIIISTIVLSTGLLILGLALLFYVWKKQHQKGGKLGRSQNEDLELPLFDLMTIVSATSNFSIENKLGEGGFGSVFKGTMEDGQAIAVKRLSKNSRQGLNEFKNEVTHIAKLQHRNLVKLLGCCIQEDEMILIYEFMPNKSLDFFIFDQTRRMLLDWPKRFEIINGIARGLLYLHQDSRLRVIHRDLKASNILLGSEFNPKISDFGLARSFGGIETKAETKKVVGTYGYMSPEYAIDGFYSIKSDVYSFGVLVLEIVSGSRNRGFSHPDHKLNLLGHRNPEDRPSMSVAVLMLGSEGALPPPLKPGFYSERDMSELEAGHSSKACSANEVTISLVEAR, from the exons atgaagtttatgaaaaATCCGTCAAAAGCTTTAGCTAAGATGTGCTTGCTTCTTTTCTACTCTTCTTTGCTGCTCATGGTCGCAGCAGTATTCTCCACAGCTGATGACGCCACGAGTACATTTCAGTCCATTAGAGACGGTGAGACTGTAGTTTCAACTGGCGGTACGTTTGAGCTAGGATTTTACTATCCTGATGCTCCTAATAGACGGTACGTGGCGATATGGTACAAGCAGATATCTGTTACAACCATTGTATGGGTTGCCAACAGAGACAAGCCCCTCGCTGATTTGTCCGGCGTTTTGAAGGTCACCAACCCCGGAATTCTTGTCCTCAACCACAACATGAGCACAGTTTGGTCCTCCAACACATCGAGAACTGCACAGAATCCAGTGGCACGTCTTTTGGATTCGGGTAATCTTGTCGTGATAGATAGGAGTGATGATGACTCTGAGAACTTTCTGTGGCAAAGTTTTGATTACCCTGGCGATACATTCTTACCAGGTATGAAGATTGGTAGGAACACAGTTACAGGCTTCAATTGGCATCTTAGATCGTGGAAAAGTCCTCAGGATCCTTCTCAAGGAAATCGTACATCTCAACTTGGTCCCAAAGGATATGCAGAATTATTTGTGAGGGAAGGTTCGGTCATTAAATATCGGACTGGACCATGGAATGGAGTAGGGTTCAGTGGAAGCCCTCAGTTCAATCCAAACCCTATATTCACATACATTTTTGTTTCTGAGCCTGATGAAATGTACTACAGTTACAAGCTTCACAACAGCTCAATCTTTTCGAGGGTGGTGTTAACTTCAGATGGACTTGTGCAGCGCTACACATGGATTGATAGAACCAAAGGTTGGGTTCTTTACCAATCAGCCAAAATTGATGACTGTGTAAACTATGCATTGTGTGGTGTACATGGTGCATGTAACATTGAAGAGTCCCCGGTTTGTAGCTGTTTGAAAGGATTTACACCAAAGTTCCCGAAAGAATGGGATTTGGTGGATTGGTCTCATGGCTGTGTGAGAAAGACTTCTCTAAATTGCACTGGAGATGTGTTCCAAAAGTACTCGGGGGTGAAATTGCCTAGCACAGAACAATCCTGGCATAACAAAAGTATGAACCTCAACGAATGTGAGATGGCGTGCATGAAGAACTGCTCCTGCACGGCTTATACAAATTTGGATATCCGGGATGGAGGAACTGGGTGCTTGCTGTGGTACGGTGATCTAATTGATATAAGATACACTGCTGAAAACGGGCAAGATATTTATATAAGAATGGCCGCAGCAGAACAAG ATCATGAAGACGATACAAAGATCAATGCTAAATACTCTGAATccaatgaaaagaaaatgagaatcATAATAAGCACTATTGTGTTGTCTACCGGATTACTGATCCTGGGCCTTGCTCTGTTGTTTTATGTTTGGAAGAAGCAGCACCAAAAAGGTG GAAAACTGGGACGCAGCCAAAATGAGGATCTGGAATTACCGTTATTTGACTTGATGACTATAGTTTCTGCAACAAGTAACTTTTCAATTGAAAACAAACTTGGTGAAGGCGGTTTCGGATCTGTCTTTAAG GGTACGATGGAAGATGGACAAGCAATCGCAGTGAAAAGGCTTTCAAAAAATTCTAGACAAGGACTCAATgagttcaagaatgaagttACACATATTGCCAAACTTCAGCACAGGAATCTAGTGAAGCTTCTTGGATGCTGCATTCAAGAAGACGAGATGATATTGATCTACGAGTTCATGCCTAACAAGAGCTTAGACTTCTTTATTTTTG ATCAAACAAGAAGGATGTTATTAGACTGGCCGAAGCGCTTTGAAATTATTAATGGGATAGCTCGAGGGCTCctctatcttcatcaagattctAGATTGAGAGTTATTCATAGAGATCTCAAAGCAAGTAACATTTTATTAGGCAGTGAATTTAACCCGAAAATCTCAGACTTTGGCCTGGCTAGAAGCTTTGGAGGAATTGAAACGAAAGCAGAAACGAAGAAAGTGGTCGGAACATA CGGTTACATGTCCCCAGAATATGCAATTGATGGTTTCTACTCTATAAAGTCCGACGTCTATAGCTTTGGTGTTCTGGTGCTAGAGATAGTGAGTGGGAGTAGAAATAGAGGATTCTCTCATCCAGACCACAAACTCAACCTTCTTGGACAT AGGAATCCAGAAGACAGGCCGAGCATGTCAGTCGCAGTTCTAATGTTGGGTAGTGAAGGTGCATTGCCCCCACCTCTAAAACCTGGTTTTTACAGTGAAAGGGATATGAGTGAACTCGAAGCCGGTCATTCTTCTAAAGCATGCTCAGCTAATGAAGTCACTATTTCACTAGTCGAGGCTCGATaa
- the LOC126621139 gene encoding G-type lectin S-receptor-like serine/threonine-protein kinase At4g27290 isoform X2 encodes MKFMKNPSKALAKMCLLLFYSSLLLMVAAVFSTADDATSTFQSIRDGETVVSTGGTFELGFYYPDAPNRRYVAIWYKQISVTTIVWVANRDKPLADLSGVLKVTNPGILVLNHNMSTVWSSNTSRTAQNPVARLLDSGNLVVIDRSDDDSENFLWQSFDYPGDTFLPGMKIGRNTVTGFNWHLRSWKSPQDPSQGNRTSQLGPKGYAELFVREGSVIKYRTGPWNGVGFSGSPQFNPNPIFTYIFVSEPDEMYYSYKLHNSSIFSRVVLTSDGLVQRYTWIDRTKGWVLYQSAKIDDCVNYALCGVHGACNIEESPVCSCLKGFTPKFPKEWDLVDWSHGCVRKTSLNCTGDVFQKYSGVKLPSTEQSWHNKSMNLNECEMACMKNCSCTAYTNLDIRDGGTGCLLWYGDLIDIRYTAENGQDIYIRMAAAEQDHEDDTKINAKYSESNEKKMRIIISTIVLSTGLLILGLALLFYVWKKQHQKGKLGRSQNEDLELPLFDLMTIVSATSNFSIENKLGEGGFGSVFKGTMEDGQAIAVKRLSKNSRQGLNEFKNEVTHIAKLQHRNLVKLLGCCIQEDEMILIYEFMPNKSLDFFIFDQTRRMLLDWPKRFEIINGIARGLLYLHQDSRLRVIHRDLKASNILLGSEFNPKISDFGLARSFGGIETKAETKKVVGTYGYMSPEYAIDGFYSIKSDVYSFGVLVLEIVSGSRNRGFSHPDHKLNLLGHAWMLHTEGRPLELLDASIEDSVTLHEVVRAIHVGLLCVQRNPEDRPSMSVAVLMLGSEGALPPPLKPGFYSERDMSELEAGHSSKACSANEVTISLVEAR; translated from the exons atgaagtttatgaaaaATCCGTCAAAAGCTTTAGCTAAGATGTGCTTGCTTCTTTTCTACTCTTCTTTGCTGCTCATGGTCGCAGCAGTATTCTCCACAGCTGATGACGCCACGAGTACATTTCAGTCCATTAGAGACGGTGAGACTGTAGTTTCAACTGGCGGTACGTTTGAGCTAGGATTTTACTATCCTGATGCTCCTAATAGACGGTACGTGGCGATATGGTACAAGCAGATATCTGTTACAACCATTGTATGGGTTGCCAACAGAGACAAGCCCCTCGCTGATTTGTCCGGCGTTTTGAAGGTCACCAACCCCGGAATTCTTGTCCTCAACCACAACATGAGCACAGTTTGGTCCTCCAACACATCGAGAACTGCACAGAATCCAGTGGCACGTCTTTTGGATTCGGGTAATCTTGTCGTGATAGATAGGAGTGATGATGACTCTGAGAACTTTCTGTGGCAAAGTTTTGATTACCCTGGCGATACATTCTTACCAGGTATGAAGATTGGTAGGAACACAGTTACAGGCTTCAATTGGCATCTTAGATCGTGGAAAAGTCCTCAGGATCCTTCTCAAGGAAATCGTACATCTCAACTTGGTCCCAAAGGATATGCAGAATTATTTGTGAGGGAAGGTTCGGTCATTAAATATCGGACTGGACCATGGAATGGAGTAGGGTTCAGTGGAAGCCCTCAGTTCAATCCAAACCCTATATTCACATACATTTTTGTTTCTGAGCCTGATGAAATGTACTACAGTTACAAGCTTCACAACAGCTCAATCTTTTCGAGGGTGGTGTTAACTTCAGATGGACTTGTGCAGCGCTACACATGGATTGATAGAACCAAAGGTTGGGTTCTTTACCAATCAGCCAAAATTGATGACTGTGTAAACTATGCATTGTGTGGTGTACATGGTGCATGTAACATTGAAGAGTCCCCGGTTTGTAGCTGTTTGAAAGGATTTACACCAAAGTTCCCGAAAGAATGGGATTTGGTGGATTGGTCTCATGGCTGTGTGAGAAAGACTTCTCTAAATTGCACTGGAGATGTGTTCCAAAAGTACTCGGGGGTGAAATTGCCTAGCACAGAACAATCCTGGCATAACAAAAGTATGAACCTCAACGAATGTGAGATGGCGTGCATGAAGAACTGCTCCTGCACGGCTTATACAAATTTGGATATCCGGGATGGAGGAACTGGGTGCTTGCTGTGGTACGGTGATCTAATTGATATAAGATACACTGCTGAAAACGGGCAAGATATTTATATAAGAATGGCCGCAGCAGAACAAG ATCATGAAGACGATACAAAGATCAATGCTAAATACTCTGAATccaatgaaaagaaaatgagaatcATAATAAGCACTATTGTGTTGTCTACCGGATTACTGATCCTGGGCCTTGCTCTGTTGTTTTATGTTTGGAAGAAGCAGCACCAAAAAG GAAAACTGGGACGCAGCCAAAATGAGGATCTGGAATTACCGTTATTTGACTTGATGACTATAGTTTCTGCAACAAGTAACTTTTCAATTGAAAACAAACTTGGTGAAGGCGGTTTCGGATCTGTCTTTAAG GGTACGATGGAAGATGGACAAGCAATCGCAGTGAAAAGGCTTTCAAAAAATTCTAGACAAGGACTCAATgagttcaagaatgaagttACACATATTGCCAAACTTCAGCACAGGAATCTAGTGAAGCTTCTTGGATGCTGCATTCAAGAAGACGAGATGATATTGATCTACGAGTTCATGCCTAACAAGAGCTTAGACTTCTTTATTTTTG ATCAAACAAGAAGGATGTTATTAGACTGGCCGAAGCGCTTTGAAATTATTAATGGGATAGCTCGAGGGCTCctctatcttcatcaagattctAGATTGAGAGTTATTCATAGAGATCTCAAAGCAAGTAACATTTTATTAGGCAGTGAATTTAACCCGAAAATCTCAGACTTTGGCCTGGCTAGAAGCTTTGGAGGAATTGAAACGAAAGCAGAAACGAAGAAAGTGGTCGGAACATA CGGTTACATGTCCCCAGAATATGCAATTGATGGTTTCTACTCTATAAAGTCCGACGTCTATAGCTTTGGTGTTCTGGTGCTAGAGATAGTGAGTGGGAGTAGAAATAGAGGATTCTCTCATCCAGACCACAAACTCAACCTTCTTGGACAT GCATGGATGCTACACACAGAAGGCAGGCCTCTCGAACTGCTTGATGCATCGATAGAGGACTCCGTCACTCTGCATGAAGTTGTGAGAGCGATTCATGTGGGTCTTTTGTGTGTGCAGAGGAATCCAGAAGACAGGCCGAGCATGTCAGTCGCAGTTCTAATGTTGGGTAGTGAAGGTGCATTGCCCCCACCTCTAAAACCTGGTTTTTACAGTGAAAGGGATATGAGTGAACTCGAAGCCGGTCATTCTTCTAAAGCATGCTCAGCTAATGAAGTCACTATTTCACTAGTCGAGGCTCGATaa
- the LOC126621139 gene encoding G-type lectin S-receptor-like serine/threonine-protein kinase At4g27290 isoform X1 codes for MKFMKNPSKALAKMCLLLFYSSLLLMVAAVFSTADDATSTFQSIRDGETVVSTGGTFELGFYYPDAPNRRYVAIWYKQISVTTIVWVANRDKPLADLSGVLKVTNPGILVLNHNMSTVWSSNTSRTAQNPVARLLDSGNLVVIDRSDDDSENFLWQSFDYPGDTFLPGMKIGRNTVTGFNWHLRSWKSPQDPSQGNRTSQLGPKGYAELFVREGSVIKYRTGPWNGVGFSGSPQFNPNPIFTYIFVSEPDEMYYSYKLHNSSIFSRVVLTSDGLVQRYTWIDRTKGWVLYQSAKIDDCVNYALCGVHGACNIEESPVCSCLKGFTPKFPKEWDLVDWSHGCVRKTSLNCTGDVFQKYSGVKLPSTEQSWHNKSMNLNECEMACMKNCSCTAYTNLDIRDGGTGCLLWYGDLIDIRYTAENGQDIYIRMAAAEQDHEDDTKINAKYSESNEKKMRIIISTIVLSTGLLILGLALLFYVWKKQHQKGGKLGRSQNEDLELPLFDLMTIVSATSNFSIENKLGEGGFGSVFKGTMEDGQAIAVKRLSKNSRQGLNEFKNEVTHIAKLQHRNLVKLLGCCIQEDEMILIYEFMPNKSLDFFIFDQTRRMLLDWPKRFEIINGIARGLLYLHQDSRLRVIHRDLKASNILLGSEFNPKISDFGLARSFGGIETKAETKKVVGTYGYMSPEYAIDGFYSIKSDVYSFGVLVLEIVSGSRNRGFSHPDHKLNLLGHAWMLHTEGRPLELLDASIEDSVTLHEVVRAIHVGLLCVQRNPEDRPSMSVAVLMLGSEGALPPPLKPGFYSERDMSELEAGHSSKACSANEVTISLVEAR; via the exons atgaagtttatgaaaaATCCGTCAAAAGCTTTAGCTAAGATGTGCTTGCTTCTTTTCTACTCTTCTTTGCTGCTCATGGTCGCAGCAGTATTCTCCACAGCTGATGACGCCACGAGTACATTTCAGTCCATTAGAGACGGTGAGACTGTAGTTTCAACTGGCGGTACGTTTGAGCTAGGATTTTACTATCCTGATGCTCCTAATAGACGGTACGTGGCGATATGGTACAAGCAGATATCTGTTACAACCATTGTATGGGTTGCCAACAGAGACAAGCCCCTCGCTGATTTGTCCGGCGTTTTGAAGGTCACCAACCCCGGAATTCTTGTCCTCAACCACAACATGAGCACAGTTTGGTCCTCCAACACATCGAGAACTGCACAGAATCCAGTGGCACGTCTTTTGGATTCGGGTAATCTTGTCGTGATAGATAGGAGTGATGATGACTCTGAGAACTTTCTGTGGCAAAGTTTTGATTACCCTGGCGATACATTCTTACCAGGTATGAAGATTGGTAGGAACACAGTTACAGGCTTCAATTGGCATCTTAGATCGTGGAAAAGTCCTCAGGATCCTTCTCAAGGAAATCGTACATCTCAACTTGGTCCCAAAGGATATGCAGAATTATTTGTGAGGGAAGGTTCGGTCATTAAATATCGGACTGGACCATGGAATGGAGTAGGGTTCAGTGGAAGCCCTCAGTTCAATCCAAACCCTATATTCACATACATTTTTGTTTCTGAGCCTGATGAAATGTACTACAGTTACAAGCTTCACAACAGCTCAATCTTTTCGAGGGTGGTGTTAACTTCAGATGGACTTGTGCAGCGCTACACATGGATTGATAGAACCAAAGGTTGGGTTCTTTACCAATCAGCCAAAATTGATGACTGTGTAAACTATGCATTGTGTGGTGTACATGGTGCATGTAACATTGAAGAGTCCCCGGTTTGTAGCTGTTTGAAAGGATTTACACCAAAGTTCCCGAAAGAATGGGATTTGGTGGATTGGTCTCATGGCTGTGTGAGAAAGACTTCTCTAAATTGCACTGGAGATGTGTTCCAAAAGTACTCGGGGGTGAAATTGCCTAGCACAGAACAATCCTGGCATAACAAAAGTATGAACCTCAACGAATGTGAGATGGCGTGCATGAAGAACTGCTCCTGCACGGCTTATACAAATTTGGATATCCGGGATGGAGGAACTGGGTGCTTGCTGTGGTACGGTGATCTAATTGATATAAGATACACTGCTGAAAACGGGCAAGATATTTATATAAGAATGGCCGCAGCAGAACAAG ATCATGAAGACGATACAAAGATCAATGCTAAATACTCTGAATccaatgaaaagaaaatgagaatcATAATAAGCACTATTGTGTTGTCTACCGGATTACTGATCCTGGGCCTTGCTCTGTTGTTTTATGTTTGGAAGAAGCAGCACCAAAAAGGTG GAAAACTGGGACGCAGCCAAAATGAGGATCTGGAATTACCGTTATTTGACTTGATGACTATAGTTTCTGCAACAAGTAACTTTTCAATTGAAAACAAACTTGGTGAAGGCGGTTTCGGATCTGTCTTTAAG GGTACGATGGAAGATGGACAAGCAATCGCAGTGAAAAGGCTTTCAAAAAATTCTAGACAAGGACTCAATgagttcaagaatgaagttACACATATTGCCAAACTTCAGCACAGGAATCTAGTGAAGCTTCTTGGATGCTGCATTCAAGAAGACGAGATGATATTGATCTACGAGTTCATGCCTAACAAGAGCTTAGACTTCTTTATTTTTG ATCAAACAAGAAGGATGTTATTAGACTGGCCGAAGCGCTTTGAAATTATTAATGGGATAGCTCGAGGGCTCctctatcttcatcaagattctAGATTGAGAGTTATTCATAGAGATCTCAAAGCAAGTAACATTTTATTAGGCAGTGAATTTAACCCGAAAATCTCAGACTTTGGCCTGGCTAGAAGCTTTGGAGGAATTGAAACGAAAGCAGAAACGAAGAAAGTGGTCGGAACATA CGGTTACATGTCCCCAGAATATGCAATTGATGGTTTCTACTCTATAAAGTCCGACGTCTATAGCTTTGGTGTTCTGGTGCTAGAGATAGTGAGTGGGAGTAGAAATAGAGGATTCTCTCATCCAGACCACAAACTCAACCTTCTTGGACAT GCATGGATGCTACACACAGAAGGCAGGCCTCTCGAACTGCTTGATGCATCGATAGAGGACTCCGTCACTCTGCATGAAGTTGTGAGAGCGATTCATGTGGGTCTTTTGTGTGTGCAGAGGAATCCAGAAGACAGGCCGAGCATGTCAGTCGCAGTTCTAATGTTGGGTAGTGAAGGTGCATTGCCCCCACCTCTAAAACCTGGTTTTTACAGTGAAAGGGATATGAGTGAACTCGAAGCCGGTCATTCTTCTAAAGCATGCTCAGCTAATGAAGTCACTATTTCACTAGTCGAGGCTCGATaa